DNA from Azospirillum sp. TSH100:
GTCCATCTCCCAGAACCAGTCGGAGGCGGTCTCCGCCTGATCGCGGAAGCGCTCCTCGCTCCGGGCCAGCTCTCGGGCCAGGGCGGCGAGCCGCGCCGTCTGCCGCGTCGCCAGCAGCGCCAGCCCGATCAACCCGGCGCTGCACGCGGTGGCCGCCAGCAGATAGACCCGCTGGCGCTTGCGGGTGTCGGCCAGGAACGAGCCCTCGTCGAAGGCCGCGGTGACGATCAGCGGATAGGAGGTCAGGGTGCGGAAGGATTGCAGGCGCGGGATGCCGTCGATGACGCTGGCGGAGCGCACGAAGCCGGTGGGCTGGCGGCGGGCCAGCAGCAGGGTCGGCGACTCGCTGACGTCCCGGCCGACGATGCGGTCGTTCATCAGCGAGCGGGCGCGCAGGATGCCGTCGGTGCCGATGATCGACACCACGCCGTTGGGGCCGACGTCCAGATCCTCCAGCGAGCGGCTGAAATAGAAGGGGTCCATCGAGGCGACCAGCACCCCGGCGAAACTGCCGTCGCTGTTGTTGACGCGCCGCGTCAGCTGGATCGACCATTTGCCGGATGCCCGGCCGAACACCGGCTTTCCGATGAAAAGTCCGGCGGACGGGTTGTTGACATGGACGCGGAAATGCTCGCGGTCGGCCAGATGGATGCGGACCGGCGTGTCCTCTACGCTGGTGTGGATCAAATCGCCATGCGAGTCGATCACCGCCAGCTGGACCAGGATGCCCGACCGCTCGACCGCCTGCCGCAGCATTTGGGAGATGCCCGCAGTCCAGATGTCGCCATGCTCGTGGTAGTCGTCGATCAGGAACAGCAGGATCTGATCGGCCTCGGCGATCGTCCGGGTCGCCTGTTCGGCGACGACACGGGCAAGATTGCCGCTGTCACGCTCGGCCCGCGCCATCGCCTCGGCATCGTCGTAATGGGCCAGCGTCAGGGCAGCCGCCCACAATCCCGCGGCGATCACCAGGGTCGCCGTCCAGACGGCGATGACGAAACCATGCAGGTGAAGGCGCCCGCCCATCAGCGCCGCTCTCCGGTCATCGCGTCTCCGCTTCCCTGGCCACTTCCCTGGCCGCCGGCGACAAGCGCCGCCACCCCGCGCGCCAGCCGCGGCAGATCGACGGGCAGCGGCAGCAGAAGGTCGGCCGCTCCCTCCCCGGGCTCAAGCGGGGCGGCCGCCGCTCCCGGAGACCCCGCGCCCGCCGCGGCATAGAGCACGCAAGGCAGGTCCGGCCTCAGCGCCTTCAGACGGCCGGCCAGCGCCAGACCGGCGGGAAGCGCGCTCAACCCCGGACCGACGACCACCACGTCGAAGAATCCCGGTTCGTCGGTGACGACGTCCAGTGCATCGCGAAGGTCGTCACAGACCGACACCTCGAACCCCTGCCGCTCCAGCCCGGTCTGGAAGCGGTCGCCCGAGGTCGGGTCGGCGTCGACGACCAGAACCTTGCAGGCCGGCGCGAGGCTGGGCTTCACCGGAGCCGGCGCCGGTTGCGCCAGCACGGGCGGCCGGGAGGAGCGGAGCGGAACGGGCGCGGCGGGAATATACAGCCGCACCACCGTGCCTTCGGCGGGGTGGGTCAGCAGGCTCAACCCACCGTCATGGAGCCGCGCGGTCAGCAGGGCCGCCGGCCAATGGGCGCCGTCCCCACGGCCGGACTGGCCCCGGCGGTAGCAGGCGCGGGCGAACAGCAGGGGATCGACCAGCATGGACAGCACGTCATCGGCCGGCGGCGGGCCGTCGACGCGCAGCTCGAACAGGGTGTGCGGCCCCGGGTGCGGCATCAGGAGCGGGCGGACGGCCCAACCGGCGGCGGCATCGTCCTGCTCCGCCAGACCGGAGACGCACGCATCGGAGGGATCGGCCGCGGCCCGCAGGCAAAGCCGGGCATCGCCGGCCCGGCCGGTGGCGGCGAGGATCTCCGCCGCCAGCCCCGCCAGCGTCCGCGCCAGCAGATCGGCGTTGCAGAGTGGATCGGGCGTGCCGGTGTCGTGGCGGACGGCGAGGCTGCCCGGCGGCGCCGGAACGGCGCGCAGCAGCATCGCCGCCTCGTCCAGAATGCCGGCGGCGCGTTCGGGCTTCATCGGGGCCGCCTCCATCCGCGCGGCCGTCACCAGCCGGCGCAGGCCGGGCCGGGCACGGTCGACGGCGGTGACGATGCGGTTGGCATAGTCCGCCTGGGGCGAACCGGCCGGAAGATCGCTGGCGAGGAAATCGGCGTAGCCGGAGACCGCGCCGAGCGCGTTGTTCACATCGTGGACGATGGCGCTGGCAAGCTCGGCACGGGCATCCATCGCCGCCAGCTGCTGGCCGCGCAGCCGCTCGGCCGCCTGCCTGTCCTTGTCGCGCAGCGCCTCTTCCAGCGCGGCGATGCGGACGGCGGCCCCGGCAGCCCACTCCGCGGCCGGCGGCGTCGCCGGCATGGACGGCAGGACGGGCTGCGGCAAGGGCGGCGACAGGAGCGAGGATGGGGACAAGGACGGGGACGGCAGGGCGGAACCGGGCGGCGCCTGATCCCGGGGAGCCGCGCGGCGTCCGGCGCTTCGGGCCGATAGAAGCGCCAGCCCGGCCGCCGCGCCGCTGGCGGCGGCCGTCAGGGGAAGCGCCCAGGGTGCGGCTTCGCGCAGCGAGGCGAGTGCCGACAGCAGAAACAGCGCCGCTCCACCCACTGCGGCAAGGACAGGGGCGGCAAAGGCGGACGCAGCGAAAACGGGTGCGGCGCGGCCTGTTCGCGGACCGGACAGGGAATGGTCGGATGGGCTCATCGGCGACTCGGAATGCGGCCCCATTGCTGTCACGCCCGTCTCTGCCGCGCTGGATAAAGGCGTATGACCGAAGAGCGCCACCATAACAGAAGGGCTGGCGTCGTGCTGCTGGGACCAGCCCTATGCGGTAATCCGACCGGAAACATGCACAGTCGCCGGCTTGCTTCCGGTTCTCTTCCCTTCGCCGGGCTTCCCTGTCCGACCCGCCCTATCCATTTCCCTGTCAGGGTGACGCTTCGTCCAGGCTTCGCGATAACAGGCCGGCCTGCTGGGCCCGGCGCACGGCGTCGGTGCGGTTGCGGGCGCCCAGCTTGCGCAGGATGCGGCGGGTGTGCAGCTTGACCGTCACCTCCTGAAGGGTGAGGTGCCGGCCGATCTCCTTGTTGGTGGCGCCGGTGGCGAGCATCGACAGCACCTGCTGTTCCCGGTCGGTCAGGGGCGAGGACGGCGCCCCCTCCCCCTCCAGCGACGGCGCATCGGCCTCTTCCGCCTCGTCGTCGTCGAGCGACAGGTCGCTCATGTGCAGCAGGTCGAGCGCCACGCATTTCGGCACGAAGCTGCCGCCTTCGGCCACCAGACGCAGGGCCTGGGCCAGGATGCGGCGCGGCGTGGTCTTCGGAAGGAAGGCTTCGGCGCCGCAGCGCAGAACCTCCAGGGCGGTGAGCGCATCCTCCGCCCCCGTCACGACGGCGACCGGCCCCAGGACACCGGCCTGGCGAAGAACGCTGATCGGATTGCCGCCCTCCGCGCCGGGCATCCGCCAGTCGAGCACGATCAGGTCATAGCGGAAGACGGCGCCGTCCATGCCGTCCACCGACGCCGGGACGGACGGCAATTCAAGCAGCGAGCCGATGCAGCCGATCTCGGCATCCGGCCAGGCTTGGCGGATCGACAGCTCCAACGCGTCCCGGAACAGGGGATGGTCGTCCGCCACCAAGATCTTCATCAACCAGCCTCCGCCACCCTCGGCAACCGCTCATCCCATAGTATCAACATTCCCTATTGTGTCGGACGAAATCTTAAGTTTTCGTGGCCTCGCCATATTTCACGTCAGTCATATTTGCCTGACGAATCATATTTCCCCGGCCGCGGGATAATATCCCCGCTATCCCATTTCCCGCCCCTGCTATCCCAGACGCCGCGGGTACACACGGCGATGGCCGGATATGCTGAACCATTGCGATTTCTTTCCGGCGCGACCCGCCGGTCGGGCGGCGGACCACGGAAGCGGCACCCATGGAAATGACCCTCTACGAGATGCGGGCCCGGCCCGCCTCCTCTCCCACGACCGAAGCCGCGCCGTCCGTCCTGCTGGTCGACGACGATCCCGACTTCCGCGGGATGGTGCGCATCGCCTTCCAACGCGCCGGCTACACCGTCCACGAGGCGGAGAACGGCAATGCGGCCTTGGACATCCTGACCGCCCATCAGGTGGATTTGGTGGTGACCGACATCATCATGCCGGAGGCCGACGGCTACGAGATCATCCTGCGGCTGAAGGCACAACAGTCGCGCCCGCCGTTGATCGCGGTGACCGGCGGCAGCCTGCGCCTGCGGCTGGAGCTGCCGGGTATGGCCCGCCTGCTGGGAGCGGAGGCGGCGTTCGAGAAGCCGGTCGACCTGAAGGCCCTGCTGGCGGAAGCCGA
Protein-coding regions in this window:
- a CDS encoding histidine kinase dimerization/phospho-acceptor domain-containing protein; this translates as MSPSDHSLSGPRTGRAAPVFAASAFAAPVLAAVGGAALFLLSALASLREAAPWALPLTAAASGAAAGLALLSARSAGRRAAPRDQAPPGSALPSPSLSPSSLLSPPLPQPVLPSMPATPPAAEWAAGAAVRIAALEEALRDKDRQAAERLRGQQLAAMDARAELASAIVHDVNNALGAVSGYADFLASDLPAGSPQADYANRIVTAVDRARPGLRRLVTAARMEAAPMKPERAAGILDEAAMLLRAVPAPPGSLAVRHDTGTPDPLCNADLLARTLAGLAAEILAATGRAGDARLCLRAAADPSDACVSGLAEQDDAAAGWAVRPLLMPHPGPHTLFELRVDGPPPADDVLSMLVDPLLFARACYRRGQSGRGDGAHWPAALLTARLHDGGLSLLTHPAEGTVVRLYIPAAPVPLRSSRPPVLAQPAPAPVKPSLAPACKVLVVDADPTSGDRFQTGLERQGFEVSVCDDLRDALDVVTDEPGFFDVVVVGPGLSALPAGLALAGRLKALRPDLPCVLYAAAGAGSPGAAAAPLEPGEGAADLLLPLPVDLPRLARGVAALVAGGQGSGQGSGDAMTGERR
- a CDS encoding response regulator transcription factor, with product MKILVADDHPLFRDALELSIRQAWPDAEIGCIGSLLELPSVPASVDGMDGAVFRYDLIVLDWRMPGAEGGNPISVLRQAGVLGPVAVVTGAEDALTALEVLRCGAEAFLPKTTPRRILAQALRLVAEGGSFVPKCVALDLLHMSDLSLDDDEAEEADAPSLEGEGAPSSPLTDREQQVLSMLATGATNKEIGRHLTLQEVTVKLHTRRILRKLGARNRTDAVRRAQQAGLLSRSLDEASP
- a CDS encoding response regulator: MEMTLYEMRARPASSPTTEAAPSVLLVDDDPDFRGMVRIAFQRAGYTVHEAENGNAALDILTAHQVDLVVTDIIMPEADGYEIILRLKAQQSRPPLIAVTGGSLRLRLELPGMARLLGAEAAFEKPVDLKALLAEADRLVAMRRDAGRQAAEGRGAADEGTEAKGADAKGADAKGADAKGNVAG